Proteins from a genomic interval of Deltaproteobacteria bacterium:
- a CDS encoding PIN domain-containing protein: protein MIPFDWLSINIISYYEILRGLIDLGNRKKLKEFDKFIEENELISIRKETIQKAAEIYAYLKKRGTLIEDADILIAAIALVENLVLVTDNVRHFERVDGLQIENWKKGDDSA from the coding sequence TTGATCCCCTTTGACTGGCTCAGCATTAATATCATCTCGTACTACGAAATTCTGAGGGGCCTGATTGACCTCGGAAATAGAAAAAAGTTGAAAGAATTCGACAAATTCATCGAGGAGAATGAACTCATATCCATTAGAAAAGAAACCATACAAAAGGCGGCGGAGATTTATGCGTATTTGAAAAAAAGAGGTACTCTGATCGAAGACGCCGATATTTTGATAGCTGCTATTGCCCTTGTAGAAAACCTGGTCCTGGTCACAGATAATGTCCGCCATTTTGAAAGAGTGGATGGTTTACAGATTGAAAATTGGAAGAAAGGGGACGATAGCGCCTAA